The nucleotide window AAGAAATTCTTTGAAGTTGTTTCCCAGGCTATCCCCTACTGTAAGTAGGTGCTGTTTCGTCCCTTGCTGGCGACTCTTACTACTTTAACAGGTTTCTGCAAAGCTGTCAACAGCTTTTTTCTTTTTTAAATAAATTTTGTTTTTATATAAATTACTTTTATTGCTTTTTGCAACTTTATTTGCCTCTCTCAGAGGCGACTTTTATAGAATAACATGACACCAATCTATTTTCAACTGGAATTTTTTGCTTTTATCCCTTATATTTCTCACTTATTTCTATAAGGTGTTTAATAATAACTCCTAGGGTTTCTGCGTTCATTCTAATCTTTGGTACTGCTACGGATAAAGAAGCAATGACATTGCCCTTCTCCGTGAAGAAGGGTATAGCTACCACCATGACTCCTAAAATAGTCTCATTTTCATCTATAGCGTATCCTTTTTTCCTTATTTGGTTTAATTCTCTCTCCAAAGACTCTTTATCTTTTAAACTCTTTAGTAATTCATTTTTAGTCTTTAAGGGGAGAAAAGATAATATGGCTTTATTGGCTGCTCCTATATGAAGAGAGCGTTTTGTCCCGATTTCTTCCACTGCTCTTAGGGGCTTGTCGCTATCCATCTTATCAATTATCCTTCCCCATGTCCCTTCTCTTATTGTAATAAAGCAGCTCTCCGAAGTTTTTTTGTATATAGCTTCTAAGGGTTGGGCAAGCATATTCTCAACAATATGAAATTCTTTTACCGCTTCAGCATAATGTAGAAATTCCAATCCTAAAGAATATTTTTTATTAACTGGATCCTGTGCCACAAATCCATGGCGTTTTAAGGAGGATAGTAGGCGATGTACAGTAGAAACGTGAATATCTAATTCTCTACTAATATCCGTTGTTCTCCACCATTGTCTTGATTCTATAGGAGCAAGTAGGTGTAATATTTCGCTAACCTTATCAATAACTTCCATTTCTACTATCATCCTTTCCCATTGGAGTAATGGTTATTTCACTGTTGCTGTAGATTCTCTTTCAATAATATCATGGCGCATGATAATATTTTGATTTTCTACTTCTTCTTTATTTATCATTTTAATTAACATTCTTGCACAAACCGCTCCTATATCGTACATAGGCTGAGCTACAGTGGTAATAGAAGGTTGTACCCATTCGGAAATATTAAAGTTATTAAACCCACTAATACTTATATCCTTAGGTACACTCAGGCCTTCTTCCCCTGCTCTTCTTATGGCCCCTAGGGCAACTTCATCATTGGTGGCCATCACAGCAGTAGGTCTATTGTTTTCCTTCAATAGGGCATCCATCATTTTATATCCACCCCGAATACTGATCTCCCCCATTAGCTCCCATTCTTTAGGTAGGGCTAATCCTTCTTCTTGCATGGCTCTTCTGAACCCTTCTTCCTTTTCCCTTGCAATCAAGGAGTTGTGATGGCCATCAGAGAAGTGGGCAATTTTTTTATGTCCTAAGGAAATCAAATATTTAGTCATATCATAGGCTGCTTTTTCATTATCTACCATTACGCTGGGAATGGAGTACTCGTAGTCATGTATAGCCCCAGTAACTAATGGCACTTTGCTATCTACCATTTTCTTTTTTAACTCTTGGGAAATTCCCCTGCCTATATAAAGAATACCATCACATTGTTTCTCTATTAATACATCCAAATAAGTTTGCTCTTTCTGTTCCTCAGAATCTGTGTTACACAAGATGATATT belongs to Irregularibacter muris and includes:
- a CDS encoding IclR family transcriptional regulator, which encodes MEVIDKVSEILHLLAPIESRQWWRTTDISRELDIHVSTVHRLLSSLKRHGFVAQDPVNKKYSLGLEFLHYAEAVKEFHIVENMLAQPLEAIYKKTSESCFITIREGTWGRIIDKMDSDKPLRAVEEIGTKRSLHIGAANKAILSFLPLKTKNELLKSLKDKESLERELNQIRKKGYAIDENETILGVMVVAIPFFTEKGNVIASLSVAVPKIRMNAETLGVIIKHLIEISEKYKG
- a CDS encoding LacI family DNA-binding transcriptional regulator, which produces MSVKIKDVAKEANVSVATVSRVLNNVPLVNEETKKRVLEAIERTGYKPNAIARSLKMQKTNTFGIMIPDIASSYFTEVVRGVEDICNMYDYNIILCNTDSEEQKEQTYLDVLIEKQCDGILYIGRGISQELKKKMVDSKVPLVTGAIHDYEYSIPSVMVDNEKAAYDMTKYLISLGHKKIAHFSDGHHNSLIAREKEEGFRRAMQEEGLALPKEWELMGEISIRGGYKMMDALLKENNRPTAVMATNDEVALGAIRRAGEEGLSVPKDISISGFNNFNISEWVQPSITTVAQPMYDIGAVCARMLIKMINKEEVENQNIIMRHDIIERESTATVK